In Apium graveolens cultivar Ventura chromosome 10, ASM990537v1, whole genome shotgun sequence, the following are encoded in one genomic region:
- the LOC141692222 gene encoding uncharacterized protein LOC141692222, translated as MVNCDECEVWVHTRCSRYVKSEKVFKFEKCKRKSKRGENIKDKVADSLLGMENKSGENVGSSRTSWTGKVPREERAHVQGVVGGENSGTGIFGSALWRVSGYVYKKFGFQYKEFDWNDGNETDGNEGGGNELGSEGSNWGALSLLNNYKAGGVGGSVSFGAGKRTRDEESNKKKGEEGEEVND; from the coding sequence ATGGTGAATTGTGATGAGTGTGAAGTGTGGGTGCACACGAGGTGTTCGAGGTACGTAAAGAGCGAGAAAGTGTTTAAGTTTGAGAAATGTAAGAGGAAGAGTAAGAGGGGTGAGAATATTAAGGATAAGGTTGCTGATAGTTTGCTTGGAATGGAGAATAAGAGTGGGGAGAATGTGGGGTCTAGCAGGACGTCTTGGACAGGGAAAGTTCCGAGGGAGGAGAGGGCGCATGTGCAAGGAGTGGTTGGTGGGGAAAATTCGGGAACGGGGATTTTTGGGTCGGCGTTGTGGAGGGTGAGTGGGTATGTATATAAGAAGTTTGGTTTTCAGTATAAGGAGTTTGATTGGAATGACGGGAATGAGACTGATGGTAATGAGGGTGGTGGAAATGAGCTTGGTAGTGAGGGTAGTAATTGGGGAGCGTTGTCTTTGTTGAATAATTATAAAGCGGGGGGTGTTGGTGGTAGTGTAAGTTTTGGTGCGGGGAAGAGAACAAGAGATGAAGAAAGTAATAAAAAGAAAGGGGAGGAAGGAGAGGAAGTTAATGACTAG